A single genomic interval of Stieleria maiorica harbors:
- a CDS encoding MFS transporter, producing the protein MFLILGAFLVSVLMWVDRACISAAKDDMASDLGFSDQQMGWVMAAFSLGYALFQVPSGKLADRFGPRIVMTVVCLFWSLFTALTGVVRGVYAMIGLRFLFGLGEAGGYPTLARAFTNWLPMNERGITNSISFSGGRLGAALAMPGVVWLIGALGGWQQTFWFFGAIGIAFAVLWFALFRDRPEDHFAVSAAERDHIIQARRPRASASDASSNPDESAVEAPITFADMLRSPNLLMLMVQYVAHNFTFFFTVTWFFPYLKDSYQLTSEQAGWYAMSPLLCGVLGNWLAGFTVDRLYSQGRWRLSRRLPAAIGFLLGAIGMSLCVNMTTPFWAVVCMCIAIFGSDMILSPSWSTCMDIGRGSAGAVSGAMNMVGNLGAFFTALSFPYLKDALGSHQPFFYVAAGLNLLAIFLWFRIQPDRSIAEELEA; encoded by the coding sequence GTGTTTTTGATTCTTGGCGCCTTTCTTGTCTCGGTGCTGATGTGGGTGGACCGCGCTTGCATCTCGGCCGCTAAGGATGACATGGCCAGCGACCTCGGGTTTTCCGACCAGCAGATGGGCTGGGTGATGGCGGCGTTTTCGCTCGGCTATGCGCTTTTCCAGGTCCCCAGCGGCAAGTTGGCCGATCGCTTCGGTCCCCGCATTGTGATGACCGTGGTGTGCCTGTTCTGGTCCTTGTTCACCGCATTGACCGGGGTCGTCCGCGGCGTCTACGCGATGATCGGTCTGCGTTTCCTGTTCGGGCTGGGCGAAGCCGGCGGATACCCCACGTTGGCGCGGGCGTTTACCAATTGGCTGCCGATGAATGAACGCGGGATCACCAACTCGATCAGCTTTTCCGGCGGTCGTTTGGGGGCTGCCCTGGCGATGCCGGGGGTGGTTTGGTTGATCGGGGCGCTGGGCGGTTGGCAGCAAACGTTTTGGTTTTTCGGAGCGATCGGGATCGCCTTTGCCGTGTTGTGGTTCGCGCTGTTTCGCGACCGTCCCGAGGACCACTTCGCGGTCTCTGCGGCCGAACGCGATCACATCATCCAGGCCCGTCGGCCCAGGGCTTCTGCTTCCGACGCTTCCTCCAACCCGGACGAATCGGCGGTCGAAGCCCCGATCACATTTGCCGACATGTTGCGGTCGCCGAACCTGTTGATGCTGATGGTTCAGTACGTCGCCCACAATTTTACGTTTTTCTTTACCGTCACCTGGTTCTTCCCTTACCTGAAGGACAGCTACCAATTGACCAGTGAGCAGGCCGGTTGGTACGCGATGTCGCCGTTGTTGTGCGGCGTGCTGGGGAATTGGTTGGCCGGATTCACGGTCGATCGTTTGTACAGCCAGGGGCGGTGGCGGCTTTCGCGTCGCTTGCCAGCGGCGATCGGATTTTTACTCGGGGCGATCGGGATGAGCCTGTGCGTGAACATGACGACGCCGTTTTGGGCGGTCGTGTGCATGTGCATCGCCATCTTCGGCAGCGACATGATCCTCAGCCCCAGTTGGTCCACCTGCATGGACATCGGCCGCGGCAGCGCAGGGGCGGTTTCCGGGGCGATGAACATGGTCGGCAACCTGGGCGCGTTCTTCACCGCGTTGTCGTTTCCCTACCTGAAGGACGCCTTGGGATCGCACCAGCCGTTTTTCTATGTCGCGGCGGGATTGAACCTGTTGGCGATCTTTTTGTGGTTTCGCATTCAACCGGATCGAAGCATCGCCGAGGAGTTGGAGGCCTGA
- a CDS encoding HEAT repeat domain-containing protein: MPGRTPEPKRTDETARPKPALTDRRGLLLSVSTSLLLGGTLTGCTSFLGRNASSDENGVAKLLDAPEPPELIREAAAPRGLNAIEITGVGLANSLPGTGGPADPSPYRDQLIEEMRRNDVKNPNDILEQESNAIVRVYATIPPGAKRGDTVDLRIDSPAGSNATDLHGGWLLDTRLRLQQVLQGRVRKGEVLAMGTGSIMPRAAFEGDADTRMKTQGVVLAGGTVQKTRNMGLVLRPEFQHVKVSSEIAAAINRRFFFFDGTTRRGVAKAIEDDYIELELHPRYEESLGRYITVVRSIAINERQGNSQPRLQKLASMLADPATAADAALQLEALGESAIPTLTAGLNTDNQELRFYAAEALAYLDRRDAIAPLAAAIAAEPAFRHPALAALKGLEHPEVVDALVSLFQHSSIESRYGAFATLRGRNDSILALSPEKLGTALQYYQIDSTAPAAIVLSTREVPEVVVFGTPAPVRIQGAILGPNALIIKPESSAPGKLRISRFQVGQDDRRTTAPPTIGGLIRGIISIGGDYADVVEVLREAKSKGYISDQLAIDPLPKALRTYYREDESSEDES; encoded by the coding sequence ATGCCAGGCAGGACGCCCGAACCGAAACGCACCGACGAGACCGCGCGCCCGAAACCCGCATTGACTGACCGCCGCGGACTGCTGCTGAGCGTTTCGACCTCGCTGCTACTTGGGGGCACGCTGACCGGGTGCACGTCCTTCCTAGGCCGCAACGCGTCCTCGGACGAAAACGGGGTCGCCAAACTTCTGGACGCCCCTGAACCCCCCGAACTGATCCGCGAAGCAGCCGCCCCTCGAGGCCTGAACGCGATCGAAATCACGGGCGTCGGACTGGCCAACTCGCTGCCCGGCACCGGCGGCCCGGCCGACCCGTCACCGTACCGCGATCAGCTGATCGAGGAGATGCGGAGGAATGACGTCAAAAATCCGAACGATATCCTGGAACAGGAATCCAACGCGATCGTCCGCGTGTACGCGACGATCCCCCCCGGTGCGAAGCGAGGCGACACCGTCGACTTGCGGATCGATTCACCGGCCGGCAGCAACGCGACCGACCTGCACGGGGGCTGGCTGTTGGACACCCGACTGCGGCTGCAACAGGTGCTGCAGGGGCGGGTGCGAAAGGGCGAAGTCCTGGCGATGGGGACCGGCTCCATCATGCCCCGCGCCGCATTTGAAGGCGACGCCGACACACGGATGAAGACCCAGGGGGTGGTCCTGGCCGGCGGCACGGTTCAAAAGACCCGCAACATGGGCCTGGTCCTGCGGCCCGAATTCCAACACGTCAAAGTTTCCAGCGAGATCGCCGCGGCGATCAATCGCCGGTTCTTTTTCTTTGACGGGACGACCCGCCGTGGCGTTGCCAAAGCCATCGAGGACGACTACATCGAACTGGAACTGCACCCGCGATACGAAGAGTCGCTGGGCCGCTACATCACCGTCGTCCGCTCCATCGCAATCAACGAGCGGCAAGGCAACAGCCAGCCGCGACTGCAAAAGCTGGCGTCGATGCTGGCCGATCCGGCGACGGCCGCCGACGCGGCGCTGCAATTGGAGGCACTCGGGGAGAGCGCGATCCCGACGCTGACGGCGGGACTGAACACCGACAACCAAGAGCTGCGTTTTTACGCCGCCGAAGCACTCGCCTACCTGGACCGCCGCGACGCAATCGCCCCGCTGGCCGCCGCAATCGCCGCCGAGCCGGCGTTCCGCCACCCTGCCCTGGCCGCCCTGAAAGGGCTTGAACATCCCGAAGTGGTCGACGCGCTGGTGAGTTTGTTCCAGCACTCCAGCATCGAGAGCCGCTACGGGGCCTTCGCGACACTGCGCGGGCGGAACGATTCGATCCTCGCCCTTTCACCTGAAAAACTGGGCACCGCGCTGCAGTACTACCAGATCGACTCAACCGCGCCGGCGGCGATCGTACTGTCGACCCGGGAAGTGCCAGAGGTCGTGGTTTTCGGAACCCCCGCCCCGGTCCGCATCCAAGGCGCGATCCTGGGACCCAACGCGCTGATCATCAAACCCGAATCGTCGGCCCCCGGCAAACTGCGGATCAGCCGTTTTCAGGTCGGCCAGGACGATCGGCGCACCACCGCACCGCCCACGATCGGCGGTCTGATCCGTGGCATCATCTCCATCGGCGGGGACTATGCCGACGTGGTCGAAGTGCTGCGTGAAGCAAAGTCCAAGGGGTACATCTCCGATCAACTGGCGATCGACCCGCTGCCCAAAGCCTTGCGAACCTACTATCGGGAAGACGAGTCTAGCGAGGACGAGTCCTAA
- a CDS encoding pyridoxine 5'-phosphate synthase translates to MIELGVNIDHVATVRQARRTYEPDPAIAAALAEQGGADGITFHLREDRRHIQDRDVDVLMQTVTVKTNLELACAEDVLAIALRARPDWALLVPESRQEVTTEGGLNVAGDDGRIAAAIERLKDQGILTSLFVDPDTDQVAAAAKLGADAVELHTGPYALAKRDAIDVELKRLQTAGQVANEAGMRLHAGHGLNYTNVRPVAKLPGMIELNIGHSIVSRAVMVGMREAVAEMRRILDACCP, encoded by the coding sequence ATGATCGAACTCGGCGTCAACATTGACCACGTCGCCACCGTGCGACAGGCCCGCCGCACCTACGAACCCGACCCGGCGATCGCCGCCGCCCTGGCCGAACAAGGCGGCGCCGACGGCATCACCTTTCACCTACGCGAAGACCGTCGACACATCCAGGACCGCGACGTCGACGTGCTGATGCAGACCGTGACGGTCAAAACGAACCTGGAATTGGCCTGTGCCGAAGACGTCTTGGCGATCGCCCTTCGCGCCCGCCCCGACTGGGCGTTGCTGGTCCCCGAAAGCCGCCAGGAAGTGACCACCGAAGGCGGGTTGAACGTCGCCGGCGACGACGGCCGGATCGCCGCGGCGATCGAACGACTGAAAGATCAGGGCATCCTGACCAGCCTGTTCGTCGACCCGGACACCGATCAAGTCGCCGCGGCAGCCAAGCTGGGCGCCGACGCGGTTGAACTGCACACCGGCCCCTACGCACTGGCCAAGCGCGACGCCATCGACGTCGAACTCAAACGCCTGCAGACGGCCGGCCAGGTCGCCAACGAAGCCGGAATGCGACTGCACGCCGGCCACGGGCTGAATTACACCAACGTTCGCCCGGTCGCAAAGCTTCCGGGAATGATCGAGTTGAACATCGGCCATTCGATCGTCAGCCGCGCGGTGATGGTCGGCATGCGCGAAGCCGTCGCGGAGATGCGGCGGATCCTGGACGCCTGCTGCCCGTGA
- the thrS gene encoding threonine--tRNA ligase, whose amino-acid sequence MSQSTPGPVSAASVASDAAPLAPVTVKLPDGTTHQHPGHTTAMDIATGISEGLARSVIAAEIDGRIVDADRPLGELDADGPLSLRLLTSRDGDALDVLRHSAAHVMARAVMRLYKGVSLAFGPTTEGGFYYDFDLDVPISEDDFPKIEAEMKAIIKQKEPFERFVLDRAEARKLCDDLDQDLKVEHIDTGLADQATVSFYRQGEFVDLCRGPHIPDAGKIKAIKLMSVAGSHWKGDTSNRPLQRLYGTAFFDKKELKAYLEQIEEAKRRDHRVLGKQHGLFAINPEVGQGLCLWLPKGARVRVTLEDFLRRELLSRGYDPVYSPHIGRVELYETSGHFPYYRDSQFAPLFGSEVGALLDAWGNRLEAGTIDSDGEDKLMAAAEVLGVQLPDYKPSMSAEQKREVLHEWQLVNERYLLKPMNCPHHCQIFKAQSRSYRQLPLRLFEFGTVYRHEQTGELNGMLRVRGLTQDDAHIFCTQDQVEEEFRATIELTKFVLQSVGLDDYRVQLSLRDPDSSKYVGSEQQWDAAENSLRGVLEQSGMDFNEEPGEAAFYGPKADFMVRDCIGRSWQLGTVQLDYNLPERFKLEYNGKDNAAHRPVMIHRAPFGSLERFTGMLIEHFAGAFPMWLSPEQVRVLPLSDKSIDYAVQVAKQLDEAGLKVTVDSTGGKVQAKIRNAQLDLVNYMAVVGPKEAETGQIALRDRIDGDLGSMPVAQAIARLTDEVNNRTVRQAVTAK is encoded by the coding sequence ATGAGCCAATCGACTCCTGGCCCCGTTTCCGCCGCATCGGTCGCTTCTGATGCCGCCCCCCTGGCCCCGGTGACCGTGAAATTGCCCGATGGGACCACCCATCAGCATCCCGGCCATACCACGGCGATGGACATCGCAACCGGGATCAGCGAAGGGTTGGCGCGCAGCGTGATCGCAGCGGAAATCGACGGGCGCATCGTCGATGCCGACCGTCCGCTGGGCGAGTTGGACGCCGATGGGCCGCTGTCGCTGCGGCTGTTGACCAGCCGCGACGGCGACGCGCTCGATGTGCTGCGTCACTCGGCCGCCCACGTCATGGCCCGCGCCGTGATGCGGCTCTACAAGGGCGTCTCGCTGGCCTTCGGTCCGACCACCGAAGGCGGCTTCTATTACGACTTTGATTTGGACGTCCCGATCAGCGAGGACGATTTTCCCAAGATCGAAGCCGAAATGAAGGCGATCATCAAACAGAAGGAGCCGTTCGAGCGGTTCGTGCTCGATCGCGCCGAAGCGAGAAAGCTGTGCGATGACCTGGACCAGGATCTGAAGGTCGAACACATCGATACCGGGCTGGCCGACCAGGCGACCGTCAGCTTCTACCGTCAAGGCGAATTCGTCGACTTGTGCCGTGGCCCCCACATCCCCGATGCCGGCAAGATCAAGGCAATCAAATTGATGAGCGTCGCCGGGTCGCACTGGAAAGGCGACACCTCCAACCGCCCGCTGCAGCGACTTTACGGCACCGCCTTCTTCGACAAAAAGGAACTTAAGGCCTACCTGGAGCAGATCGAAGAAGCCAAACGCCGGGATCACCGGGTGCTGGGCAAGCAGCACGGCTTGTTCGCGATCAACCCCGAAGTCGGCCAGGGCCTGTGCTTGTGGTTGCCCAAGGGCGCTCGTGTGCGTGTCACCTTGGAAGATTTCCTCCGCCGCGAACTGCTCAGCCGTGGCTATGACCCGGTCTACAGTCCGCATATCGGTCGGGTGGAATTGTACGAAACCAGCGGGCACTTTCCGTATTACCGCGACAGCCAATTCGCGCCGCTGTTTGGCAGCGAAGTCGGCGCGCTGTTGGATGCCTGGGGCAATCGTTTGGAAGCCGGCACCATCGATAGCGACGGCGAAGACAAACTGATGGCGGCGGCCGAAGTGCTGGGCGTCCAGCTGCCCGATTACAAGCCGTCGATGTCGGCCGAGCAAAAGCGCGAGGTGTTGCACGAGTGGCAACTGGTCAACGAGCGATATCTGCTCAAGCCGATGAACTGCCCCCACCACTGCCAAATCTTCAAGGCGCAATCCCGCTCCTATCGCCAGTTGCCGTTGCGGTTGTTCGAGTTCGGCACCGTCTATCGACACGAACAAACCGGCGAGTTGAACGGGATGTTGCGGGTCCGTGGGCTGACCCAAGACGACGCGCATATCTTCTGCACTCAGGATCAGGTGGAAGAGGAATTTCGCGCGACCATCGAATTGACCAAGTTCGTGCTGCAATCGGTCGGCTTGGATGACTACCGCGTTCAGCTTTCCTTGCGCGATCCCGACAGCAGCAAGTATGTCGGCAGCGAGCAGCAGTGGGACGCCGCCGAAAACTCGCTGCGTGGCGTGTTGGAACAAAGCGGGATGGACTTCAACGAAGAGCCCGGCGAAGCGGCGTTCTATGGCCCCAAGGCGGACTTCATGGTCCGCGACTGTATCGGACGTTCCTGGCAACTGGGCACCGTCCAGCTGGACTACAACCTGCCCGAGCGGTTCAAGCTGGAGTACAACGGCAAGGACAACGCGGCGCATCGACCGGTGATGATTCACCGCGCGCCCTTTGGTTCCTTGGAGCGGTTTACCGGCATGCTGATCGAGCACTTCGCCGGCGCGTTCCCGATGTGGCTGTCGCCCGAACAGGTCCGCGTCTTGCCGCTGAGTGACAAGTCGATCGACTACGCCGTCCAGGTTGCCAAGCAGCTGGACGAAGCGGGGTTGAAGGTGACGGTCGATTCGACCGGCGGAAAGGTGCAAGCCAAGATCCGCAATGCCCAGTTGGACCTGGTCAATTACATGGCCGTCGTCGGCCCGAAGGAAGCCGAGACCGGCCAGATCGCACTCCGTGACCGAATCGACGGGGACCTCGGATCGATGCCCGTCGCCCAGGCGATCGCCCGGCTGACCGACGAGGTCAACAACCGCACCGTCCGCCAGGCCGTGACGGCCAAGTAG
- a CDS encoding DUF1573 domain-containing protein, whose translation MQTTHWLVSNTFAPLCLFIFATADAYSQENSSFEITREVAIQQFNGGLYHMLVDLGELPAGADGKIHLDLVNNFDFDFPVNDLTASCGCTSVSYKKDSVAADSTSRLEVILNTPKVRRKPEQSFQIRLVSGSGAQKDITLAIRYRLSGLAAFGQTIASHQINTSADRQRLTLPFVLTTPKSSKDVSIALPPNSDGITARLAQGTRSDWHVVVDIDPLFLPKQGVFTTITARDRLGETIDSMTLSLFHIEDVELSPRTFVFREAKGRLWADGILCLNEETDLPEDDRVPSIDAMLGESKLAVKCTRIGKGIYRVHVSSTIADLANRLKKTNTPPDISWHIVTASRTLGLSSRAHFSSTASLSRTP comes from the coding sequence ATGCAGACGACTCATTGGCTGGTCTCCAATACGTTCGCACCCCTTTGCCTTTTCATCTTCGCGACAGCAGACGCTTATTCTCAGGAAAATTCAAGTTTCGAGATTACCCGAGAAGTTGCGATCCAGCAGTTCAATGGAGGCCTCTATCACATGCTGGTCGACTTGGGTGAATTACCCGCGGGCGCGGATGGCAAAATCCACCTCGATTTGGTGAACAACTTCGACTTCGATTTTCCGGTGAACGACTTAACCGCGAGCTGTGGCTGCACCTCGGTTAGCTACAAAAAGGACTCCGTTGCCGCAGACTCAACAAGCCGCTTGGAGGTGATACTCAACACCCCGAAAGTACGTCGAAAACCCGAGCAGTCGTTTCAGATTCGCTTGGTGTCAGGAAGCGGTGCTCAAAAGGACATAACATTAGCGATTCGCTATCGCCTTTCAGGTCTTGCGGCATTCGGCCAAACGATAGCGTCGCATCAGATAAACACCAGTGCCGATCGACAACGCTTAACCCTACCCTTTGTATTAACCACTCCGAAATCTTCAAAGGACGTCTCCATCGCCCTGCCTCCAAACAGCGATGGAATCACCGCACGCCTAGCTCAGGGCACGCGATCCGATTGGCATGTAGTCGTTGACATTGATCCACTCTTCCTCCCAAAACAGGGTGTATTCACCACCATTACCGCCAGAGATCGACTGGGCGAGACAATCGATTCCATGACACTGTCGCTATTCCATATCGAAGATGTGGAACTCTCGCCTCGAACCTTTGTGTTTCGCGAGGCAAAGGGACGACTTTGGGCAGACGGCATTCTTTGCCTGAATGAAGAAACGGATCTCCCAGAGGACGACCGCGTCCCCAGTATTGATGCGATGCTAGGCGAAAGCAAGTTGGCCGTCAAATGCACCAGGATCGGCAAAGGCATCTATCGAGTCCACGTCTCAAGCACGATTGCCGATTTGGCGAATCGTCTTAAGAAGACAAATACGCCGCCTGATATTTCCTGGCACATCGTCACAGCCTCCCGCACGCTAGGCCTTTCGTCTCGAGCACACTTCTCTTCAACTGCTTCGCTTTCCCGAACCCCTTAA
- a CDS encoding 2-hydroxyacid dehydrogenase encodes MNDQERLSKLKEALASVHGVDAATYERLMRQIGQSSQPFGYDPDGKLRVAFFDAKSYDRASFDQTASDRVAWQYIPASLTRDTTGAAENCKVVCIFVNDSCDESVVEALKSQGVEMIALRCAGFNNVDLDACQRHSVSVTRVPAYSPYAVAEHSVALMLMLNRKLHQAYVRNRAGYFLLDGLTGFDMRGKVVGVVGTGTIGKCLADILLGFGCRVIAYDKHPNPDLVDRSGVTYHDMKNLLAESDIISLHVPLVPDTRYLIDDEAIAKMKSGAMLINTSRGGLVDSKALIRGLKSGKIGAAGLDVYEEEAGIFFHDRSTEILTDDVLARLMTFSNVVITSHQAFLTHEALSGIASTTLSNIHEFLDGRRGGELTNSVSATS; translated from the coding sequence ATGAATGACCAAGAGCGGTTGTCGAAGTTGAAGGAAGCGTTGGCATCGGTCCATGGTGTCGACGCTGCCACCTACGAACGATTGATGCGGCAGATTGGTCAATCGTCGCAACCGTTTGGCTACGATCCCGACGGAAAACTCCGCGTCGCCTTTTTTGACGCGAAGTCGTATGATCGCGCATCCTTCGACCAGACCGCCAGCGACCGAGTTGCCTGGCAGTACATCCCGGCGTCACTGACGAGGGACACGACCGGAGCAGCGGAAAACTGTAAAGTTGTCTGTATCTTCGTGAATGATTCCTGCGATGAGTCCGTCGTCGAGGCGTTGAAGTCACAAGGGGTTGAAATGATCGCCTTGCGTTGCGCCGGATTCAACAATGTCGACCTCGACGCCTGTCAGCGTCATTCAGTTAGCGTTACGCGGGTTCCGGCCTATTCCCCCTACGCCGTTGCCGAGCACTCCGTTGCTTTGATGTTGATGCTGAATCGAAAGTTGCATCAAGCCTACGTACGCAACCGTGCGGGTTACTTTTTATTGGACGGCTTGACCGGGTTTGACATGCGAGGAAAAGTGGTCGGCGTCGTGGGAACGGGTACGATCGGAAAGTGCCTGGCAGACATTCTGCTCGGTTTCGGTTGCCGAGTGATCGCCTATGACAAACACCCAAATCCGGATCTCGTGGACCGTTCAGGTGTCACCTACCACGACATGAAGAACCTGCTCGCCGAGTCCGATATCATCTCGCTACACGTGCCACTGGTGCCGGACACACGCTACCTGATTGATGACGAAGCGATTGCGAAAATGAAGTCCGGGGCAATGCTGATCAATACAAGCAGGGGCGGACTGGTCGATTCCAAGGCACTGATACGGGGGCTCAAGAGCGGGAAGATCGGCGCCGCCGGCCTGGATGTCTACGAAGAAGAGGCCGGGATCTTCTTTCACGATCGCTCGACCGAAATCTTGACCGATGACGTCCTCGCTCGCTTGATGACCTTCAGCAACGTTGTGATCACGTCACACCAAGCGTTTCTCACCCACGAGGCTCTCAGCGGGATCGCCTCGACGACGCTTTCGAACATTCACGAATTCTTGGATGGCCGACGAGGCGGTGAACTCACCAACTCCGTTTCGGCCACCTCCTAA
- a CDS encoding DUF427 domain-containing protein: MMKQRIEPGPGQESVWDYPRPPRVEACQKHLTIIAGGITIGDTKRSFRVLETSHPPVYYLPPDDLRMDLLRPGSTGSFCEWKGHAHYFSLNGNGREIENVAWCYPTPSETFRAIAGYLAFYPGKMDVCLVDGEQVQAQAGDFYGGWITSDIVGPFKGGPGSLGW; this comes from the coding sequence ATGATGAAACAGCGAATCGAGCCCGGTCCCGGGCAAGAATCTGTCTGGGATTACCCTCGCCCGCCTCGAGTCGAAGCGTGCCAAAAGCATCTAACGATCATCGCGGGCGGCATCACGATTGGCGATACCAAGCGCTCCTTTCGTGTTTTGGAGACCAGTCATCCGCCGGTCTATTATTTGCCGCCGGACGACCTTCGCATGGATCTGCTGCGACCGGGCAGCACTGGATCGTTTTGCGAATGGAAAGGCCACGCCCATTACTTTTCACTGAACGGCAACGGGCGCGAAATCGAGAACGTCGCCTGGTGCTATCCGACGCCCAGCGAAACGTTCAGGGCGATTGCAGGCTACCTGGCATTTTATCCCGGCAAGATGGATGTTTGCCTGGTCGATGGCGAGCAGGTGCAGGCCCAGGCGGGAGACTTTTACGGCGGATGGATCACCAGCGACATCGTGGGCCCCTTCAAGGGCGGGCCGGGCTCGTTGGGCTGGTAG